From Halobacterium sp. R2-5, the proteins below share one genomic window:
- the tfe gene encoding transcription factor E — MAFEELLDDPVVQKYLHELVGPKGMPVAVSPPDGEVTDEELAERLGLELNDVRRALFILYENDLATYRRVRDEDSGWLTYLWTFEYDNVPENLREEMDRLLEALAERREYELNNEFYLCEVCSIRFEFGEAMDLGFECPECGSPVEAMENTDLVEAMDERIENLRSELGVRA, encoded by the coding sequence ATGGCTTTTGAGGAGCTACTCGACGACCCCGTGGTTCAGAAGTACCTCCACGAGCTGGTCGGTCCGAAGGGGATGCCGGTGGCGGTGTCCCCGCCGGACGGCGAAGTGACCGACGAGGAGCTCGCCGAGCGGCTCGGGCTCGAACTGAACGACGTGCGCCGGGCGCTGTTCATCCTCTACGAGAACGACCTCGCGACCTACCGCCGCGTCCGCGACGAGGACTCCGGCTGGCTCACGTACCTCTGGACGTTCGAGTACGACAACGTCCCCGAGAACCTCCGCGAGGAGATGGACCGCCTGCTGGAGGCGCTCGCCGAGCGCCGCGAGTACGAGCTGAACAACGAGTTCTACCTCTGTGAGGTGTGCTCGATTCGCTTCGAGTTCGGCGAAGCGATGGACCTCGGCTTCGAGTGTCCCGAGTGCGGGTCGCCCGTCGAGGCGATGGAGAACACCGACCTCGTCGAGGCGATGGACGAGCGCATCGAGAACCTCCGCTCGGAACTCGGCGTGAGGGCCTGA
- a CDS encoding FAD-binding oxidoreductase: protein MQEFCESLPLAADQWSVAGADRSQRSTDWGTADEDGVTPGAVVWPESTEDVAAVLERANEAGVPVTPYGAGTGVAGNAVPARGGVSLDTTRMDEILDARPDDFQVDVQPGVVGTDVDEAVERYGQFFPPLPTSGAMASVGGMVSTDASGRRTVKYGTVGDWVREIEAVAGDGTVFTAGTRAVKSSSGYNLRDLVVGSEGTLAVVTRVTLETAGIPEQIRGGRAVFESVADAAAAVADARRSGVDVASMELVDEHCARITNDFLGTDLPDRPMVFLEFHRNHGVDAEIEFCEGVFADHDPISFETVGEAEMSELWELREELPEATVQHDPDLVSAHSGDVAVPPSEFTELVAYIHERAAEADLLAPSFGHVGDGNVHFDVLVDPADAEMVGRGEAVAEDIVGRAIELGGTCTAEHGIGNTKRKFVRSEHGDGAVDLMGRVKECFDPNGVLNPGKVLPED from the coding sequence ATGCAGGAGTTCTGCGAGTCACTGCCGCTCGCCGCCGACCAGTGGTCAGTCGCGGGCGCGGACCGGTCCCAGCGGTCGACTGACTGGGGAACCGCGGACGAGGACGGCGTCACGCCGGGCGCGGTCGTCTGGCCGGAGTCGACCGAGGATGTCGCCGCCGTGCTCGAACGCGCGAACGAAGCAGGCGTGCCCGTGACGCCGTACGGCGCCGGCACGGGCGTCGCCGGCAACGCCGTCCCCGCGCGGGGCGGCGTGAGCCTCGACACGACGCGGATGGACGAGATTCTGGACGCGCGCCCGGACGACTTCCAGGTGGATGTCCAGCCGGGCGTCGTCGGGACCGACGTGGACGAGGCGGTCGAGCGCTACGGCCAGTTCTTCCCGCCGCTGCCGACGTCGGGCGCGATGGCGTCGGTCGGCGGGATGGTGTCGACGGACGCCTCCGGCCGGCGCACGGTAAAGTACGGGACGGTCGGCGACTGGGTGCGGGAGATCGAGGCCGTCGCCGGCGACGGCACCGTCTTCACGGCGGGCACGCGCGCGGTGAAGTCTTCCTCGGGGTACAACCTCCGGGACCTCGTCGTCGGCAGCGAGGGGACGCTCGCGGTGGTGACGCGAGTCACGCTCGAAACCGCCGGCATCCCCGAGCAGATTCGCGGCGGGCGCGCGGTCTTCGAGTCCGTCGCGGACGCCGCGGCCGCGGTCGCGGACGCCCGGCGCTCGGGCGTCGACGTGGCGTCGATGGAGCTCGTCGACGAGCACTGCGCGCGCATCACCAACGACTTCCTGGGAACCGACCTGCCCGACCGCCCGATGGTGTTCCTGGAGTTCCACCGCAACCACGGCGTCGATGCGGAGATCGAGTTCTGCGAGGGCGTGTTCGCCGACCACGACCCCATCTCGTTCGAGACCGTCGGCGAAGCGGAGATGAGCGAGCTCTGGGAGTTGCGGGAGGAGCTCCCGGAGGCCACCGTCCAGCACGACCCCGACCTCGTGTCCGCGCACTCCGGGGACGTCGCGGTGCCGCCGAGCGAGTTCACGGAGCTGGTGGCGTACATCCACGAGCGCGCCGCCGAGGCGGACCTGCTCGCGCCGTCGTTCGGACACGTCGGCGACGGCAACGTCCACTTCGACGTGCTCGTCGACCCCGCGGACGCCGAGATGGTCGGACGCGGCGAGGCGGTCGCCGAGGACATCGTCGGGCGAGCCATCGAGCTGGGCGGCACGTGTACGGCCGAGCACGGCATCGGGAACACGAAGCGGAAGTTCGTCCGCTCCGAGCACGGCGACGGCGCGGTCGACCTGATGGGTCGCGTGAAGGAGTGCTTCGACCCGAACGGCGTGCTCAACCCCGGAAAGGTGCTGCCCGAGGACTGA
- a CDS encoding DUF2110 family protein produces the protein MVVLATKLYVEGEARERALDSLTSQVDNDVGDLDVDFDVGVRHDDFPTVTLEGPDEVAARNVLAETWGEITAGFEDGETYVGTLESWDDDGFVLDAGEEVLVPADELGLGPGSPAQIRERFGLVQHVPLRFTYGDTPALADDERDRLYDWTRGTGRLNVNSATRGEVRATVNRAGHARDIVTVERLGLLEQSIVCREDTDPPGLLAAIGEYLPSELLAVVP, from the coding sequence ATGGTCGTCCTCGCGACCAAGCTGTACGTCGAGGGAGAGGCGCGCGAGCGCGCGCTCGACAGCCTCACCTCGCAGGTCGACAACGACGTCGGCGACCTCGACGTCGACTTCGACGTCGGGGTGCGCCACGACGACTTCCCGACCGTGACCCTGGAGGGCCCCGACGAGGTCGCCGCGCGGAACGTTCTCGCGGAGACGTGGGGCGAAATCACGGCGGGCTTCGAGGACGGCGAGACGTACGTCGGCACGCTTGAGTCCTGGGACGACGACGGGTTCGTGCTCGACGCGGGCGAGGAAGTACTCGTGCCCGCCGACGAACTCGGACTCGGCCCGGGGTCGCCCGCCCAGATTCGCGAGCGGTTCGGACTCGTCCAGCACGTTCCCCTGCGGTTCACGTACGGCGACACGCCCGCGCTCGCCGACGACGAGCGCGACCGGCTCTACGACTGGACGCGGGGCACCGGCCGGCTGAACGTCAACAGCGCGACCCGCGGCGAGGTTCGCGCGACGGTCAACCGCGCCGGCCACGCCCGCGACATCGTCACGGTCGAACGCCTCGGCCTGCTCGAACAGAGCATCGTCTGCCGCGAGGACACGGACCCGCCGGGGCTGCTCGCGGCCATCGGAGAGTACCTCCCCTCGGAGCTGCTCGCAGTCGTTCCATGA
- a CDS encoding DUF5803 family protein, with amino-acid sequence MSKLKLAVGVLLLAVLAGCAGTGLGGTPAPSDQQLEQNATYDWEGDADVTVTVTGEQYQTVADVNDTERVRLASTSGFGGRNPLPISAVQFRYENGTVVGADAIGVSTQNQRTVVDLPAENGTFAYSAPAGSRSVSAPLDFEGSHEVVLPPGMRVSFPVFGDVSPGGYEKSVEDNRVHLAWDSLSSATISVEYYLQRDLQIFAAILAVLGVLTVGGVVYYRLRIRRLEREREQSGLDYEK; translated from the coding sequence ATGAGCAAACTCAAGCTGGCGGTCGGCGTCCTCCTCCTCGCCGTGCTCGCCGGCTGCGCCGGCACCGGGCTCGGCGGCACGCCCGCGCCCAGCGACCAGCAACTCGAACAGAACGCGACCTACGACTGGGAGGGGGACGCCGACGTCACGGTGACCGTCACGGGCGAACAGTACCAGACCGTCGCGGACGTCAACGACACCGAGCGCGTCCGCCTCGCGTCGACGAGCGGGTTCGGCGGCCGGAACCCGCTCCCGATCTCGGCGGTGCAGTTCCGCTACGAGAACGGCACCGTCGTCGGCGCCGACGCCATCGGCGTCTCCACGCAGAACCAGCGCACCGTCGTCGACCTGCCCGCCGAGAACGGCACGTTCGCGTACAGCGCGCCCGCGGGCTCCCGGTCGGTGAGCGCCCCCCTCGACTTCGAGGGGTCCCACGAGGTCGTGCTGCCGCCGGGGATGCGCGTCTCGTTCCCGGTGTTCGGGGACGTCTCGCCGGGCGGCTACGAGAAGTCCGTCGAGGACAACCGCGTCCACCTGGCGTGGGATTCGCTGTCCAGTGCCACCATCAGCGTGGAGTACTACCTCCAGCGCGACCTCCAGATCTTCGCCGCGATCCTCGCGGTGCTCGGCGTGCTCACTGTCGGCGGCGTCGTCTACTACCGGCTGCGCATCCGGCGGCTCGAACGCGAGCGCGAGCAGTCCGGCCTCGACTACGAGAAGTAA